The following proteins are co-located in the Thermoplasmata archaeon genome:
- a CDS encoding RtcB family protein produces MWTGTLEKIDSFRWKIPQTYKKGMRVPGIIFASDSLIEQIKKDQAPEQVANVATLPGIIRASYAMPDIHWGYGFPIGGVAAFDYETGIISPGGVGYDINCGVNMLRTNLNLDTIRLNIKDIVNTIFKEVPSGVGSEGKLKLNKSKLDDILHSGSHWAVSNGYGWEKDLGSTEASGKLPDTDTSKVSDKAKDRGFSQIGTLGAGNHFVEVQVVDKIFLPDIARKMGIDREGQVTVMIHTGSRGLGHQVATDYIKVMEQAAYKYKIELPDKQLACAPIHSAEANNYFKAMNSAANFGFANRQMIVHWIRNSFSNVLKRTPEELEMELIYGVAHNIAKVEEYVIDGTRKKVVVHRKGATRSFNKNNDELPEKYKEIGQPVLIPGDMGRASYLLVGTDIAMSETFGSTCHGAGRAMSRTESLRRFKGESVKKVLYDKGIYVKSATSDGAAEEAPESYKNVDDVVNAVAGAGISNIVARMRPIGVVKG; encoded by the coding sequence ATGTGGACCGGTACACTAGAAAAAATAGATAGTTTTAGATGGAAAATTCCTCAAACTTACAAAAAAGGGATGAGAGTACCAGGCATAATTTTTGCTTCTGATTCTCTTATAGAGCAGATTAAAAAAGATCAGGCTCCTGAACAGGTAGCAAATGTAGCAACGTTGCCGGGTATTATAAGAGCATCCTATGCTATGCCGGATATACACTGGGGTTATGGATTTCCGATCGGGGGAGTTGCAGCATTTGATTATGAAACGGGTATAATCTCACCTGGTGGGGTAGGATACGATATAAACTGTGGAGTGAACATGCTAAGGACCAACCTGAATTTAGATACTATCAGATTAAACATTAAAGATATAGTAAATACTATTTTTAAAGAAGTACCTTCAGGAGTAGGTTCTGAGGGAAAATTGAAATTAAACAAATCAAAATTAGATGATATTTTGCATTCAGGATCGCATTGGGCCGTGTCTAATGGCTATGGTTGGGAAAAAGATCTAGGATCCACAGAAGCATCTGGAAAGTTGCCTGATACAGATACCTCAAAAGTATCTGACAAAGCTAAAGATCGCGGATTTTCACAGATTGGAACGTTAGGAGCTGGAAATCATTTTGTGGAAGTACAAGTTGTAGACAAGATTTTTTTACCCGATATCGCCAGAAAAATGGGCATTGACAGAGAAGGGCAGGTTACTGTGATGATTCATACTGGATCCAGAGGATTAGGGCACCAGGTTGCTACAGATTATATTAAGGTAATGGAACAGGCTGCTTATAAATACAAAATAGAGTTGCCAGACAAACAATTAGCTTGCGCTCCGATTCATAGTGCTGAGGCAAATAACTATTTTAAAGCAATGAACTCAGCTGCAAATTTTGGATTTGCAAATAGGCAAATGATCGTGCACTGGATCCGCAACTCTTTTTCTAACGTTTTAAAAAGAACACCGGAAGAGCTGGAAATGGAACTGATCTATGGTGTAGCACATAACATTGCAAAGGTTGAAGAGTATGTGATAGATGGCACTAGAAAAAAAGTGGTTGTGCATCGTAAGGGTGCTACGAGATCTTTCAACAAAAACAATGATGAGCTACCTGAAAAATACAAGGAAATCGGGCAACCTGTTCTGATTCCTGGAGACATGGGAAGAGCATCATATTTGTTGGTGGGCACTGATATTGCTATGTCTGAGACTTTTGGCTCTACATGCCATGGTGCAGGAAGAGCAATGTCTAGAACGGAATCACTGCGCAGATTTAAAGGTGAATCAGTGAAAAAAGTGCTATATGATAAAGGGATATATGTGAAATCAGCAACCTCTGACGGCGCTGCTGAAGAAGCACCAGAATCTTATAAAAATGTGGACGATGTTGTAAATGCTGTTGCAGGAGCTGGAATCAGCAATATTGTTGCCAGAATGAGACCTATAGGTGTAGTAAAAGGTTAG
- the ftsZ gene encoding cell division protein FtsZ, translated as MKSLVKDALAKYSAYTPTSSQQTQAAVSQDNQEDAELIEILKGLKTNIKIIGCGGSGSNTITRITEEGIVGAELIAANTDAQHLLITKSQKKILLGKRITRGLGAGAEPSVGEEAAKEAEDNIKEALQGADIVFITSGLGGGTGTGSAPYVAKIAKELGALTIAVCTLPFSAEGRVRLDNALWGLEKLRDLADTVITIPNDKLLAIVPRLPLNDAFKLADTVLMRAIKGLTELITRPGLVNLDFNDLKTIMKSGGVAMIGVGESESPGDERAKEALEDAINSPLLEVDISTALGILIHVTGGPEMTISEAQQIVENVHTRVGDKARIIWGAAINPDFEGKISVMIVATGVKSKQILGKMTESELKAAYGVDVVK; from the coding sequence ATGAAATCTTTGGTTAAAGATGCGTTAGCAAAATATTCTGCATATACTCCTACATCAAGTCAACAAACACAGGCAGCTGTGAGCCAAGATAATCAAGAAGATGCTGAGCTAATTGAAATTTTAAAAGGTTTAAAAACTAATATTAAAATCATTGGTTGTGGCGGGTCTGGATCAAATACCATCACGAGAATTACTGAAGAGGGAATAGTCGGTGCTGAACTTATAGCAGCTAATACCGATGCACAGCATTTATTAATTACAAAATCTCAAAAAAAGATATTATTGGGAAAGCGTATCACTAGAGGATTAGGTGCGGGTGCAGAACCTAGTGTTGGAGAAGAAGCTGCGAAAGAGGCAGAAGATAATATTAAAGAAGCACTGCAGGGTGCGGATATTGTATTTATAACCTCTGGATTAGGCGGTGGAACAGGAACAGGCAGTGCCCCGTATGTTGCAAAAATCGCGAAAGAACTGGGGGCTCTCACAATTGCGGTATGTACGTTACCTTTTTCAGCAGAAGGAAGGGTTAGATTAGATAATGCTTTGTGGGGTCTGGAAAAATTGAGGGACTTAGCGGATACAGTGATAACAATTCCAAATGACAAACTTCTGGCGATAGTACCTAGACTCCCATTAAACGATGCTTTTAAGCTGGCAGATACTGTCTTAATGCGAGCTATTAAAGGATTAACAGAGCTGATTACCAGACCAGGATTAGTGAACCTGGATTTCAATGATCTGAAAACAATTATGAAAAGTGGTGGCGTTGCCATGATTGGCGTTGGAGAAAGTGAGTCTCCGGGTGATGAAAGAGCGAAAGAAGCACTGGAAGATGCAATTAATTCTCCGTTGTTAGAAGTAGATATAAGCACGGCTTTAGGCATTCTTATTCATGTAACCGGTGGGCCAGAGATGACTATATCTGAGGCACAGCAGATTGTTGAAAACGTACATACGCGAGTAGGTGACAAAGCGAGAATCATATGGGGAGCAGCAATCAACCCTGATTTTGAAGGAAAAATATCAGTCATGATTGTAGCTACGGGTGTAAAATCAAAGCAGATTTTGGGGAAAATGACTGAATCAGAACTAAAAGCAGCGTATGGAGTGGATGTAGTCAAATAA
- a CDS encoding zinc ribbon domain-containing protein codes for MNYHKIMVLLIVLVIVLSGFSIIMNSTQQTSQKSYTINPLAQTTNTLYINNTFYINDTIKDPLTGNYGMYGFDSNVVIGTTGALIVTNATVYFLEDSLHPITLTVDGSLILNKATLTSVPDRLYPYVNFTLSAYNNALLDFNNSKLIYPGWFNVTNDVNVFASNTIFDKLSDQNLSLLTNYGFTGDINAVNSGPTPYFYYSTVHFTNVSFPHLFEHPAGSIATFAHGVSSTINGTSIPATGLVIKPTNGATIIANKFSSILPNYVSDLTLTNATINIVYNATGYNGTSYITAAINNSQEPVQSYMLPSYPSGSKSTFSASIPFNGVNTIPVSLNFLNKINNLIIKITPPKTGTIKIYSLTLNLSTDTNLLTYGFYKYNFNLIHSILYGKDIFISANYNSNTGNTLYNAIYLNQSSTAYFLNLSVTNTPTKLDPPYVIDSSSNIYIFRYANIKVQNFDGTPISNAIISYNPYEDSQALNSLVNSLDLNIPSYFRYNPSNITNNYGRASIPLLSDIIQLSYWPNSEYLGNYNFTVWTSNYTKVLIRFGASLSYFPYLTVSSNNVNRTVTVTIPNIKGIAIYTNPYFVQYSKYTISATFNITGSSVYNVPVTFFINTPSPTYLYTTVNMIVGEINTANVYWSVPGNVYGNFTITATANPNKSIFETNYTDNSVSSLIEIYPKIDIGVSQIKASSTLLYQNTTLSFNIFNNGWDNANNVLVTEQLYYPNGSSMQKNIVINVPANTTLPETMVFYAGMSGSYTVQIDAHYYWDYNQLNNIANITLVYGLDYYPISFNYSIISNISASNNIMTLNISSIIGLNGANIDNAPPITVEFYDYTNNITIGYSTTSVINGKLVSYLITSYFVYGQNYRVEVIVNPTHTVTETNYNNNYLFYNIRVPAFIVYSIPSRTVIVNGTTDTIFVNTTLMQGPANNVTISLLFIGYPALTFTNYTAIINTGQTYNIMFILNTSKIPDLMNNRTKTTLNYEVLLTYSQLSGYYYIVTTGYITILEKPMLSISYFNVVTNTYVSNISKIAQGLSFDIFVNIYNIGGSTAYGPIFLNITDGSAVLYNSNITTNLVAGGNVSVYINYMASLIGPHTLNAAIVYAGVQKSTIYNTKTLNFIVIPPKIRLIVTSLSTATVVQKQTLSFIVYAVNENASAQKGYTVYTPGVTVYATVAGISQFLTTNNLGYGTFKFVPEKTGTYPLLVKYSYAGVTSSYIQTALITVKSPPLVIPWLLIIIIVIIAAVGAFLGYTYYSYKKVEKNVMVCGNCGAVIKADAEKCPVCGVVFEKDKVKCSECGEWIKVDDKYCPNCGALFIKKEEPEYEHLSAMKQKYDAYVQRFKDEAKRDLGEKYTPEEFTKWWQAKNEYISFETWLKQQEEENKKETIKCPVCGSLNPKTAKVCSVCGASLVAETKEESPPEKPPKTPPSEPAKPSEEKKEEQVVKKRILKRIIPGEEKNK; via the coding sequence TTGAATTACCATAAGATAATGGTTTTACTTATTGTCTTGGTTATAGTGCTATCCGGATTTAGCATTATCATGAATTCTACTCAGCAAACGTCTCAAAAAAGTTATACAATAAATCCTCTTGCGCAAACTACAAATACCTTATATATTAATAACACTTTTTACATAAATGACACAATAAAAGATCCTCTGACAGGTAACTATGGTATGTATGGATTTGATAGCAATGTTGTGATTGGAACTACAGGGGCTCTCATAGTTACAAATGCTACTGTATACTTTTTAGAAGATAGTTTACATCCTATCACGCTTACTGTAGATGGGAGTTTGATATTAAATAAAGCCACACTTACCTCAGTGCCTGACAGGCTATATCCTTATGTGAATTTTACACTAAGTGCTTATAATAACGCTTTATTAGATTTTAATAACTCTAAACTTATTTACCCAGGCTGGTTTAATGTTACTAATGATGTCAATGTATTCGCAAGTAATACAATATTTGATAAGTTATCAGATCAGAATTTGAGTCTGCTGACAAATTATGGTTTTACAGGGGATATTAATGCAGTTAATAGCGGACCTACTCCTTATTTTTATTACTCTACTGTTCATTTTACAAATGTCTCATTTCCACATTTATTTGAACATCCAGCAGGTTCTATAGCTACATTTGCTCATGGTGTGTCTAGTACTATAAACGGTACATCGATCCCAGCAACAGGATTGGTAATAAAACCAACTAACGGTGCCACTATTATTGCTAATAAATTTAGCAGCATATTGCCCAATTATGTTTCAGACCTCACACTAACAAACGCGACAATTAATATTGTTTATAATGCTACCGGATACAATGGAACATCGTATATAACTGCGGCAATAAACAATTCTCAAGAACCGGTGCAATCCTATATGTTACCATCTTATCCAAGTGGATCAAAAAGCACGTTTTCTGCATCTATTCCGTTTAATGGCGTTAATACAATACCTGTAAGCTTAAATTTTTTAAATAAAATAAATAACCTAATAATAAAAATAACCCCACCAAAGACAGGTACTATAAAAATATATAGTTTAACTTTAAATTTAAGCACTGATACTAATCTCTTGACTTATGGCTTCTATAAATATAATTTCAATCTAATCCATTCAATTTTATATGGTAAAGATATCTTCATATCTGCCAATTATAATTCTAATACGGGTAACACGCTATATAATGCTATTTATCTAAATCAAAGCTCTACCGCATACTTTTTGAATTTGTCTGTTACCAATACTCCAACAAAACTTGATCCACCTTATGTTATAGATTCATCATCAAATATATATATATTCAGATATGCAAACATAAAAGTCCAAAACTTTGATGGAACACCTATCTCAAATGCAATAATTAGTTATAACCCTTATGAAGATTCTCAGGCTTTGAATAGTTTAGTCAATAGCTTAGATCTCAATATACCAAGCTATTTTCGTTATAATCCAAGTAACATTACCAATAATTATGGAAGAGCATCAATCCCATTGTTGTCTGATATTATTCAGCTTTCATATTGGCCTAACTCAGAGTATTTAGGAAATTACAATTTTACTGTATGGACTTCAAACTATACGAAAGTTCTAATCAGGTTCGGTGCATCGCTGTCATACTTCCCCTATTTAACAGTATCATCTAATAATGTAAACCGAACTGTAACAGTTACTATACCTAACATAAAGGGAATAGCTATCTATACTAATCCCTATTTTGTGCAATATAGCAAATATACCATCTCTGCAACGTTTAACATAACTGGTTCGAGTGTGTATAATGTACCGGTAACATTTTTTATAAATACACCCAGTCCAACATATTTATACACAACGGTAAATATGATAGTTGGAGAAATAAATACTGCTAATGTTTATTGGTCAGTTCCAGGGAACGTTTATGGAAATTTTACAATCACAGCTACAGCGAATCCTAACAAATCGATATTTGAGACTAATTACACTGATAATAGTGTTTCATCTTTAATTGAAATTTATCCCAAAATAGATATAGGAGTATCTCAAATCAAAGCCTCTAGTACTTTATTGTATCAGAACACAACATTATCATTCAATATTTTTAATAATGGATGGGATAATGCAAATAATGTTTTAGTAACAGAACAGTTGTATTATCCAAATGGATCCTCCATGCAGAAGAATATAGTAATTAACGTACCGGCTAATACGACGCTTCCCGAGACCATGGTGTTTTATGCGGGTATGTCAGGCAGCTATACAGTACAAATTGATGCACATTATTATTGGGATTATAATCAATTGAATAATATAGCTAATATAACTTTAGTATATGGTCTAGATTATTATCCAATAAGCTTTAACTATTCTATAATATCAAATATTTCAGCGTCTAATAATATTATGACACTGAATATTTCAAGCATAATCGGTTTAAATGGAGCAAATATAGACAATGCACCTCCCATTACCGTCGAATTTTATGATTATACAAACAATATTACAATAGGGTATAGTACCACCTCTGTAATCAATGGTAAGTTGGTCAGCTACTTGATAACTAGCTATTTTGTATATGGACAAAATTATAGAGTCGAAGTGATAGTGAACCCTACACATACTGTCACAGAAACAAATTATAATAACAATTATCTATTTTATAATATAAGAGTGCCTGCTTTTATTGTTTATTCGATACCTTCTAGAACAGTAATTGTAAATGGCACTACTGATACAATATTTGTAAATACCACACTAATGCAAGGCCCGGCGAATAATGTAACAATCTCTCTATTATTTATTGGTTATCCTGCTTTAACATTTACAAATTATACAGCTATAATTAATACAGGACAAACTTATAACATTATGTTTATATTGAACACTTCAAAAATACCTGATTTAATGAACAACAGAACAAAAACTACTTTAAATTATGAAGTTCTATTGACATATAGCCAATTATCTGGATATTATTATATAGTTACTACTGGCTATATTACGATTCTGGAGAAACCCATGCTCTCTATTTCATATTTTAATGTGGTCACAAACACTTATGTATCTAATATCTCAAAAATTGCGCAAGGATTAAGCTTTGATATATTTGTTAACATATATAATATTGGCGGGTCTACAGCATATGGGCCAATATTTTTAAATATTACAGATGGTTCAGCTGTACTTTATAACTCAAATATAACCACAAATCTTGTTGCTGGGGGCAATGTATCGGTATATATAAATTACATGGCCAGCTTGATAGGACCGCACACATTAAATGCGGCAATAGTATATGCAGGAGTGCAAAAGTCTACGATTTATAATACTAAAACTTTAAATTTCATAGTTATTCCCCCAAAAATAAGGTTGATAGTAACTTCTCTTTCCACAGCTACTGTCGTACAAAAACAGACTCTGTCATTTATTGTGTATGCAGTAAATGAAAATGCATCTGCACAAAAAGGATACACTGTTTACACTCCGGGAGTAACAGTCTATGCCACAGTCGCCGGCATTTCACAGTTTTTAACAACTAACAATCTTGGATATGGGACATTCAAATTTGTACCTGAAAAAACAGGTACCTATCCATTATTAGTAAAATATAGTTATGCTGGCGTCACTTCCTCATATATACAGACTGCTTTAATTACGGTAAAATCACCTCCATTAGTAATACCTTGGCTCTTGATTATAATTATAGTTATTATAGCAGCAGTTGGTGCGTTTTTAGGATATACTTATTATTCATACAAAAAAGTTGAGAAAAATGTTATGGTATGTGGAAACTGTGGTGCAGTAATCAAGGCAGATGCAGAGAAATGTCCAGTTTGCGGCGTAGTGTTTGAAAAAGACAAAGTAAAGTGCAGTGAATGTGGAGAATGGATCAAGGTAGATGATAAATACTGTCCAAACTGTGGGGCTCTATTTATTAAAAAAGAAGAACCGGAATACGAGCATTTATCAGCTATGAAGCAGAAATATGATGCATATGTGCAGAGATTTAAAGATGAGGCTAAACGAGATCTCGGAGAAAAATACACGCCAGAAGAATTCACAAAGTGGTGGCAGGCAAAAAATGAATATATCTCTTTTGAGACCTGGTTAAAGCAACAGGAAGAAGAAAACAAAAAAGAAACAATCAAATGCCCAGTCTGTGGCTCATTAAATCCAAAGACTGCAAAGGTATGCAGTGTCTGTGGTGCATCGCTTGTAGCTGAGACGAAAGAAGAATCACCTCCAGAAAAACCGCCTAAAACACCGCCATCTGAGCCAGCTAAACCATCGGAAGAGAAAAAAGAAGAACAGGTTGTAAAGAAAAGAATACTAAAGAGAATTATTCCTGGAGAAGAAAAAAATAAATAA
- a CDS encoding type II/IV secretion system ATPase subunit: MISDKEKTKGFNIFKPKLNSNEPHKIKFQEQREIDNITIIPKITDKNISEIEVNVIEKPYSYVRILFNNQYNEYTYEIIEPPLSSEEEVTISKIKEHLIALVEFKDYEIDAERIKYIYSLIEQTVRDLNLKLSAMSAEKIKYYIIRDFIGFGLIQVPMHDPNVEDISCDGLNIPIYIYHRRYGSIRSNIKFEHESELNSFVIWIVQKSGKHISVANPMIDATLPDGSRLQTTLGKHVTQRGSSFTIRRFKPNPFTPLDLINFKTMSREMMAYVWLAVENGMSMIVVGGTASGKTTTLNAILLFIPPQQKIVSIEDTRELNLPQENWIPSLVREGFGEFNVVSGKRAGEIDMFDLLAAALRQRPQYIMVGEVRGAEAYTVFQAMATGKTCYSTFHAEDVKKMVHRLENDPINLPRSLLTSLDIVLLQAQVKVGTKMTRRVKNITEIVTIDPETGELVTNNAYTWNPADDVFSFSGHSYVYEKIGNIRNWNPRRMEIEVKRREQILTYMEKIGARNYTDVARIVSAYYKNPEGLMERVKSVVSD, encoded by the coding sequence ATGATATCAGACAAAGAAAAAACGAAGGGATTTAATATATTTAAACCAAAACTTAATAGTAACGAACCTCACAAAATAAAGTTTCAGGAACAGAGAGAAATTGATAATATTACTATCATTCCAAAGATCACAGATAAGAATATCAGTGAGATTGAAGTCAACGTTATAGAAAAACCGTACTCTTATGTGCGAATATTATTTAATAATCAATATAATGAATATACTTACGAAATAATCGAACCTCCGCTAAGCAGCGAAGAAGAGGTAACTATCTCAAAGATCAAAGAGCATTTGATTGCACTTGTAGAATTTAAAGATTATGAAATAGACGCTGAACGCATAAAATATATCTACTCTCTCATCGAACAGACAGTTAGAGATCTTAATTTAAAACTTTCTGCTATGTCCGCTGAAAAAATAAAATATTATATTATTCGTGATTTTATTGGTTTTGGACTCATTCAGGTCCCTATGCACGATCCTAACGTTGAGGATATTTCTTGTGATGGATTAAATATCCCTATATACATATATCACAGACGTTATGGCTCAATTCGCTCAAACATAAAATTTGAACACGAGTCAGAATTAAACAGTTTTGTAATATGGATCGTCCAGAAAAGCGGGAAGCATATATCAGTGGCTAATCCAATGATAGATGCAACATTACCTGATGGTTCCAGATTGCAGACTACACTTGGAAAGCACGTGACACAGAGAGGCTCTTCATTCACAATAAGAAGGTTCAAACCCAATCCGTTTACCCCTCTGGATCTTATAAACTTTAAAACTATGTCCAGAGAGATGATGGCTTATGTATGGCTTGCTGTCGAAAACGGGATGAGCATGATCGTAGTAGGAGGTACTGCCTCTGGAAAAACTACAACCTTGAACGCGATATTATTGTTTATTCCACCACAACAAAAGATTGTAAGCATTGAAGATACCAGAGAGCTGAATTTACCTCAAGAAAACTGGATTCCCAGCCTCGTAAGAGAGGGATTTGGTGAATTTAATGTAGTATCTGGCAAAAGGGCAGGAGAAATAGATATGTTTGATCTGCTGGCAGCAGCATTAAGACAGAGACCACAATATATAATGGTTGGAGAAGTGCGAGGCGCCGAGGCATATACTGTATTTCAGGCAATGGCTACCGGTAAGACTTGCTATTCTACATTTCATGCAGAAGATGTGAAGAAAATGGTTCACAGGCTCGAAAACGATCCTATAAATCTGCCAAGGTCTCTGCTTACCTCACTGGACATTGTGCTACTTCAAGCTCAGGTAAAAGTTGGTACAAAAATGACCAGAAGAGTAAAAAATATCACTGAAATTGTTACTATTGACCCTGAAACAGGAGAACTAGTAACAAACAATGCATATACCTGGAACCCGGCAGATGATGTGTTCAGTTTTAGCGGACATAGCTATGTTTATGAAAAAATTGGAAATATCAGGAACTGGAACCCGAGGAGAATGGAAATTGAAGTAAAGCGTAGAGAACAAATTCTCACGTATATGGAAAAGATAGGAGCTAGAAACTATACAGATGTTGCAAGAATAGTTTCTGCATATTACAAGAATCCTGAAGGACTTATGGAACGTGTAAAAAGTGTAGTATCTGATTAA
- a CDS encoding type II secretion system F family protein — MKKIEILILTLSIIGTVALVSLALLFYVRSIKIGPIGPIDLVVYGISVFLLPYGIYFYYAQRRIKKIEDRLPDFLRDVAEAGRFGMTLSDAIMVASTGRYGLLTDEIKKMAGQIQIGVPVNQALEYFRARVDTPLVNRMVSIIIKANEAGGNVADVLTMVAHAAKEAQLVEKERVIDMQTYTFVMIIAFGVFIVTIVILATSFLPEMLKAGTSLAAGLKGVPVSGSFQGIAYTYIPVIEFLLVISALISALGDGILAGVLKDGKYGSGLITAFALFFGGYMFFKILGLI, encoded by the coding sequence ATGAAGAAAATAGAGATCTTAATTTTGACTCTCTCGATTATAGGGACTGTTGCATTGGTTTCTTTAGCATTATTGTTTTATGTGCGCTCTATAAAGATAGGACCTATAGGACCTATTGATCTCGTTGTGTATGGTATATCCGTGTTTTTATTGCCCTATGGGATTTACTTTTATTATGCTCAGCGCAGAATAAAGAAGATCGAAGATCGCCTTCCTGATTTCCTAAGAGATGTTGCAGAAGCTGGCAGGTTCGGCATGACCTTATCAGATGCTATCATGGTTGCTTCTACGGGTAGATACGGTTTATTAACTGACGAGATAAAAAAGATGGCTGGCCAGATACAGATTGGTGTTCCAGTAAATCAAGCATTAGAGTATTTTAGAGCTCGTGTAGACACACCACTGGTTAACAGGATGGTATCTATCATAATAAAAGCTAACGAGGCTGGAGGAAACGTTGCAGATGTGCTTACCATGGTTGCACATGCTGCGAAAGAGGCACAGCTTGTTGAGAAAGAAAGAGTTATAGATATGCAAACATATACATTTGTAATGATCATCGCCTTTGGAGTATTTATTGTAACAATCGTAATACTTGCCACCTCATTTTTGCCAGAAATGTTAAAAGCTGGTACTTCTCTCGCTGCGGGTCTGAAAGGTGTTCCAGTATCTGGTAGTTTCCAGGGCATTGCTTATACTTACATTCCTGTGATAGAGTTTTTGCTTGTAATCTCAGCACTGATAAGTGCTCTAGGAGATGGTATACTAGCAGGAGTGTTGAAAGATGGAAAATATGGAAGCGGATTAATTACTGCTTTTGCTCTGTTTTTTGGTGGCTATATGTTTTTCAAGATTTTGGGGTTGATTTAA
- a CDS encoding type II secretion system F family protein yields the protein MTELPEDEFQKFEVQRKDFFKIKRTVQKTTGSYKIKLPKGSVPQYIKFNATQKIAWKLLSKYILTHNFKNKVKLEEDLSKSHILLRPEEYIAYSIFVSIIPVLPLIAIAIFFSIIGIVILSVLSIVLAVIVPFIVYQLIISQPASVAKKRGKDIDNKISPAMNFISALASANVTPDIIFKELARRKEYGEIANEAEWITRDTELLGKDILTSLKDASKRSPSLKWTEFLQGVVTTSTSGGALKPYFILKSDEYEKELRLQMKKTMETLSLFAETFVTVGVAFPLFLIIIIAIMALINQSMAPVSVMVLYVIVFLMLPVLIGMFAFFIHSTSAEVTK from the coding sequence ATGACAGAGTTGCCGGAGGATGAGTTTCAAAAATTCGAAGTTCAGAGAAAAGATTTTTTTAAAATTAAGAGAACTGTTCAGAAAACTACAGGGTCATATAAAATAAAACTGCCAAAAGGATCAGTTCCACAATATATCAAGTTCAATGCCACGCAGAAAATAGCCTGGAAACTTCTGTCCAAATATATATTAACCCACAATTTTAAAAATAAAGTGAAGCTGGAAGAAGATCTATCTAAATCGCATATCTTGTTGAGACCTGAAGAATATATAGCATACAGCATATTTGTCAGCATTATTCCAGTATTACCGCTCATAGCAATCGCCATATTTTTCTCTATAATCGGAATAGTAATTTTAAGTGTATTATCCATTGTTTTAGCAGTAATAGTGCCGTTCATAGTCTATCAGCTTATTATTTCCCAGCCTGCTTCAGTTGCTAAAAAGAGAGGAAAGGATATAGATAACAAAATTTCACCTGCAATGAATTTTATCTCTGCCTTAGCTTCTGCGAATGTTACACCTGATATAATATTTAAAGAACTGGCGCGAAGAAAAGAGTATGGAGAAATCGCAAACGAGGCAGAGTGGATTACCAGAGATACCGAATTGCTGGGAAAGGATATTTTAACCTCACTAAAAGATGCATCTAAACGCTCTCCAAGCTTGAAATGGACAGAATTTTTACAGGGGGTAGTTACCACCTCCACATCTGGCGGTGCTCTAAAACCGTACTTTATTTTAAAATCGGACGAATACGAAAAAGAGCTTAGATTGCAGATGAAAAAAACTATGGAAACACTATCTTTATTTGCAGAGACCTTTGTTACAGTAGGTGTAGCATTTCCTTTGTTCTTAATAATTATCATCGCTATAATGGCTCTTATCAATCAGTCTATGGCTCCGGTTTCAGTGATGGTTCTTTATGTAATCGTATTTTTGATGTTGCCTGTTCTTATAGGTATGTTTGCGTTTTTCATACATTCCACTAGTGCCGAGGTGACCAAATAA